From Paraburkholderia fungorum, the proteins below share one genomic window:
- the infA gene encoding translation initiation factor IF-1 — translation MAKEELLELDGIVDEVLPDSRYRVTLDNGVVVGAYASGRMRKNHIRILAGDRVTLELSVYDLTKGRINFRHKDERAGGGGPRPANSQFRRR, via the coding sequence ATGGCGAAAGAAGAACTGCTTGAACTTGACGGTATCGTCGACGAAGTACTTCCGGACAGCCGGTACCGCGTGACGCTCGACAACGGCGTCGTGGTTGGCGCTTACGCGTCCGGACGCATGCGCAAGAACCACATCCGTATTCTCGCGGGCGACCGCGTGACGCTGGAACTGTCGGTTTACGATCTGACCAAGGGTCGGATCAATTTCCGTCACAAAGACGAACGTGCTGGCGGCGGTGGTCCCCGTCCGGCCAATTCGCAATTCCGTCGCCGCTAA
- a CDS encoding helix-turn-helix transcriptional regulator: protein MRKTNVPPVQDLLLERYAPIADGIAALFYPCAEVVIHDLRTQTVAYLVNNLSRLEVGAPSVLDDVLFAARGRTIGPYEKLNWDGRRMRCVSNILFDDTGKPAGMLCINFNIAVFEDVRSTLDLFIKGGTLTDAPAEDLFRDDWQDRINTYLHNWLRERQIGINALTREHKREIVEALHAQGAFRGRSSANYVAAVLTMGRATVYKILKQMKEAG, encoded by the coding sequence ATGCGCAAGACCAACGTGCCTCCTGTCCAAGACCTGCTGCTGGAGCGCTATGCTCCGATCGCCGACGGCATCGCCGCGCTCTTCTACCCGTGCGCCGAAGTGGTGATTCACGACTTGCGCACCCAGACCGTCGCCTATCTGGTCAACAATCTGTCGAGGCTGGAAGTGGGCGCTCCATCGGTGCTCGACGACGTGCTGTTCGCCGCGCGCGGCCGCACCATCGGACCGTACGAAAAGCTCAACTGGGACGGCCGCCGCATGCGCTGCGTGAGCAATATCCTGTTCGACGACACCGGCAAGCCGGCCGGCATGCTGTGCATCAACTTCAATATCGCGGTGTTCGAAGACGTGCGCTCCACGCTCGATCTGTTCATCAAGGGCGGCACGCTGACGGACGCACCCGCCGAAGACCTGTTCCGCGACGACTGGCAGGACCGCATCAACACCTATCTGCACAACTGGCTGCGCGAGCGGCAGATCGGCATCAATGCGCTCACGCGCGAACACAAACGCGAAATCGTCGAGGCGCTGCATGCGCAAGGCGCGTTTCGCGGACGCAGTTCCGCCAACTACGTGGCCGCCGTGCTGACGATGGGCCGCGCCACCGTCTACAAAAT